The Caretta caretta isolate rCarCar2 chromosome 10, rCarCar1.hap1, whole genome shotgun sequence genome has a window encoding:
- the CHRNA3 gene encoding neuronal acetylcholine receptor subunit alpha-3, which translates to MTVIHNAMGSTFALFLAAAAVFFFFKGCSCSEAEHRLFAALFANYSQFIRPVENVSDPAIIQFEVSMSQLVKVDEVNQIMETKLWLKHIWNDYKLKWNPEEYGGVEFIRVPADRIWKPDIVLYNNAVGNFQVDDKTKAFLKYTGEVTWIPPAIFKSSCKIDVTYFPFDYQNCTMKFGSWSYDKVKIDLVLIGSTMNLQDYWESGEWVIIKAPGYKHDIKYNCCEEVYPDITYSLYIRRLPLFYTINMIIPCLLISFLTVLVFYLPSDCGEKVTLCISVLLSLTVFLLVITETIPSTSLVIPLIGEYLLFTMIFVTLSIVITVFVLNVHYRTPKTHTMPEWVKTIFLNLLPKIMFMTRPARDREKNQKPKPLYSAELSDLNCFSSSETKCCKDGFICQDITCSCCWCQRIKFSDFSGNLTRSTSYESVDAPLSFSVLSPEMRDAIESVKYIAENMKMQNEAKEIQDDWKYVAMVIDRIFLWVFILVCILGTAGLFLQPLMAGDEM; encoded by the exons ATGACAGTAATTCATAACGCCATGGGGAGCACATTCGCTCTATttctagctgctgctgctgttttctttttctttaaag GTTGCAGTTGTTCAGAAGCGGAGCACAGACTGTTTGCAGCCTTGTTTGCTAACTACAGTCAGTTTATCAGACCAGTGGAGAATGTGTCAGACCCTGCCATCATTCAGTTTGAGGTATCCATGTCACAGCTGGTGAAGGTG GATGAAGTGAACCAGATAATGGAGACCAAGTTGTGGCTGAAACAT ATCTGGAACGATTACAAACTTAAGTGGAATCCAGAGGAATATGGAGGTGTTGAGTTTATTCGAGTTCCAGCTGATAGGATCTGGAAGCCAGACATTGTCTTATATAACAA tgcagttGGGAACTTCCAAGTTGATGACAAGACAAAGGCCTTTTTGAAATACACAGGAGAAGTGACCTGGATACCTccagctatttttaaaagttcatgtAAAATAGATGTGACCTACTTTCCATTTGACTATCAAAACTGCACCATGAAGTTTGGTTCCTGGTCTTATGATAAAGTTAAAATTGACTTAGTTTTAATTGGCTCTACAATGAACCTCCAAGACTACTGGGAGAGTGGAGAATGGGTTATTATTAAAGCTCCTGGATATAAACATGACATTAAGTACAACTGTTGTGAAGAGGTATATCCAGATATCACTTATTCTCTTTATATTAGGCGCCTGCCTTTATTTTATACTATCAACATGATTATCCCATGTCTGTTGATTTCTTTCTTAACTGTTTTGGTGTTCTACTTGCCTTCAGACTGTGGTGAGAAGGTGACACTATGCATATCAGTCCTTTTATCCTTAACTGTATTTCTCCTAGTGATCACAGAGACCATCCCCTCTACCTCTTTGGTGATCCCACTTATTGGAGAATACCTCCTCTTCACCATGATATTTGTAACTCTTTCCATTGTCATTACTGTGTTTGTACTTAATGTGCATTATAGAACACCCAAGACACACACAATGCCTGAGTGGGTGAAGACCATTTTCTTGAACTTACTTCCCAAGATCATGTTTATGACCAGGCCTGCCCGCGATAGAGAGAAGAATCAGAAGCCAaagccactttacagtgctgagcTCTCAGACTTAAATTGCTTCAGCAGCTCTGAAACCAAATGCTGCAAAGATGGCTTCATATGTCAAGATATAACATGCAGCTGTTGTTGGTGTCAACGAATAAAGttttctgacttcagtggcaatCTTACAAGGAGTACAAGCTATGAATCGGTAGATGCTCCACTTTCGTTTTCAGTTTTGTCACCAGAAATGAGAGATGCAATTGAAAGTGTCAAATACATTGCAGAGaatatgaaaatgcagaatgaaGCCAAAGAG ATTCAGGATGATTGGAAGTATGTTGCCATGGTAATTGATCGCATTTTTCTGTGGGTTTTTATTCTGGTATGTATTCTAGGAACAGCAGGATTGTTTTTACAACCATTGATGGCTGGAGATGAAATGTAG
- the CHRNA5 gene encoding neuronal acetylcholine receptor subunit alpha-5 isoform X3, with amino-acid sequence MPLVQGVSEPSFIAKSEDCLFKHLFQDYQKWVRPVQHLNDTIKIKFGLAISQLVDVDEKNQLMKTNVWLKQEWIDVKLRWNPEDYAGITSIRVPSESIWIPDIVLYDNADGRFEGTSTKTVVKYDGTVAWTPPANYKSSCTIDVTFFPFDLQNCSMKFGSWTYDGSQVDIILEDYDVDKRDFFDNGEWEIVTATGSKGKRTDGCCWYPFITYSFVIRRLPLFYTLFLIIPCIGLSFLTVLVFYLPSNEGEKISLCTSVLVSLTVFLLVIEEIIPSSSKVIPLIGEYLVFTMIFVTLSIVVTVFAINIHHRSSSTHNAMAPWVRKIFLHKLPKLLCMRSHVDRYFPQKEETSNISGSESSRNTLEAALDSIRYITRHIMKENDVREVVEDWKFIAQVLDRMFLWTFLLASIIGSLGLFIPVIYKWANIIVPVHIGNTHT; translated from the exons GTGTATCAGAACCTTCTTTTATTGCTAAAAGTGAAGATTGTTTGTTTAAACACTTATTTCAAGACTATCAAAAATGGGTTCGCCCAGTCCAACACTTGAAtgacacaataaaaataaagtttggtCTTGCAATCTCTCAGTTAGTGGATGTG GATGAGAAAAATCAgttgatgaaaacaaatgtttggCTGAAACAG GAATGGATAGATGTAAAATTAAGGTGGAACCCTGAAGACTATGCTGGAATAACATCTATTCGTGTCCCATCAGAGTCTATCTGGATTCCAGATATTGTGTTGTATGACAA tgcAGATGGTCGCTTTGAAGGAACATCTACAAAAACAGTAGTAAAATATGATGGGACCGTTGCTTGGACTCCCCCAGCAAACTACAAAAGTTCTTGTACCATAGATGTTACATTCTTTCCATTTGACCTTCAAAACTGCTCTATGAAATTTGGTTCCTGGACCTATGATGGCTCACAGGTTGATATTATTCTAGAAGATTATGATGTTGACAAGAGAGATTTCTTTGATAATGGAGAATGGGAAATAGTAACTGCAACAGGGAGCAAAGGGAAGAGAACTGATGGATGCTGCTGGTACCCATTTATTACATATTCATTTGTAATTAGACGGTTGCCTCTTTTTTACACACTGTTTCTCATTATTCCGTGTATAGGACTTTCATTTTTAACTGTCCTTGTCTTTTATCTCCCTTCAAATGAAGGTGAAAAAATTTCTCTCTGCACTTCAGTACTGGTGTCTTTGACTGTCTTTCTTCTTGTTATTGAAGAGATAATACCATCATCTTCTAAAGTTATACCACTTATTGGAGAGTACTTGGTGTTTACTATGATTTTTGTGACATTATCCATTGTGGTAACTGTCTTTGCTATTAATATTCATCATCGTTCCTCTTCTACTCACAATGCTATGGCACCTTGGGTCCGCAAGATATTTCTTCATAAACTTCCAAAGCTACTTTGCATGAGAAGTCATGTAGATAGATACTTTCCTCAGAAAGAAGAAACTAGCAATATCAGTGGATCAGAATCATCGAGGAACACCTTGGAAGCAGCTCTAGATTCTATCCGATACATTACAAGACATATCATGAAGGAGAATGATGTTCGCGAG gttGTTGAAGACTGGAAATTTATAGCTCAGGTGCTTGATCGAATGTTTTTATGGACTTTTCTTCTGGCTTCAATAATTGGATCACTTGGGTTGTTTATTCCTGTTATTTATAAATGGGCAAATATAATAGTACCAGTCCAcattggaaacacacacacataa
- the CHRNA5 gene encoding neuronal acetylcholine receptor subunit alpha-5 isoform X2 yields MGTNTEHRISGVSEPSFIAKSEDCLFKHLFQDYQKWVRPVQHLNDTIKIKFGLAISQLVDVDEKNQLMKTNVWLKQEWIDVKLRWNPEDYAGITSIRVPSESIWIPDIVLYDNADGRFEGTSTKTVVKYDGTVAWTPPANYKSSCTIDVTFFPFDLQNCSMKFGSWTYDGSQVDIILEDYDVDKRDFFDNGEWEIVTATGSKGKRTDGCCWYPFITYSFVIRRLPLFYTLFLIIPCIGLSFLTVLVFYLPSNEGEKISLCTSVLVSLTVFLLVIEEIIPSSSKVIPLIGEYLVFTMIFVTLSIVVTVFAINIHHRSSSTHNAMAPWVRKIFLHKLPKLLCMRSHVDRYFPQKEETSNISGSESSRNTLEAALDSIRYITRHIMKENDVREVVEDWKFIAQVLDRMFLWTFLLASIIGSLGLFIPVIYKWANIIVPVHIGNTHT; encoded by the exons GTGTATCAGAACCTTCTTTTATTGCTAAAAGTGAAGATTGTTTGTTTAAACACTTATTTCAAGACTATCAAAAATGGGTTCGCCCAGTCCAACACTTGAAtgacacaataaaaataaagtttggtCTTGCAATCTCTCAGTTAGTGGATGTG GATGAGAAAAATCAgttgatgaaaacaaatgtttggCTGAAACAG GAATGGATAGATGTAAAATTAAGGTGGAACCCTGAAGACTATGCTGGAATAACATCTATTCGTGTCCCATCAGAGTCTATCTGGATTCCAGATATTGTGTTGTATGACAA tgcAGATGGTCGCTTTGAAGGAACATCTACAAAAACAGTAGTAAAATATGATGGGACCGTTGCTTGGACTCCCCCAGCAAACTACAAAAGTTCTTGTACCATAGATGTTACATTCTTTCCATTTGACCTTCAAAACTGCTCTATGAAATTTGGTTCCTGGACCTATGATGGCTCACAGGTTGATATTATTCTAGAAGATTATGATGTTGACAAGAGAGATTTCTTTGATAATGGAGAATGGGAAATAGTAACTGCAACAGGGAGCAAAGGGAAGAGAACTGATGGATGCTGCTGGTACCCATTTATTACATATTCATTTGTAATTAGACGGTTGCCTCTTTTTTACACACTGTTTCTCATTATTCCGTGTATAGGACTTTCATTTTTAACTGTCCTTGTCTTTTATCTCCCTTCAAATGAAGGTGAAAAAATTTCTCTCTGCACTTCAGTACTGGTGTCTTTGACTGTCTTTCTTCTTGTTATTGAAGAGATAATACCATCATCTTCTAAAGTTATACCACTTATTGGAGAGTACTTGGTGTTTACTATGATTTTTGTGACATTATCCATTGTGGTAACTGTCTTTGCTATTAATATTCATCATCGTTCCTCTTCTACTCACAATGCTATGGCACCTTGGGTCCGCAAGATATTTCTTCATAAACTTCCAAAGCTACTTTGCATGAGAAGTCATGTAGATAGATACTTTCCTCAGAAAGAAGAAACTAGCAATATCAGTGGATCAGAATCATCGAGGAACACCTTGGAAGCAGCTCTAGATTCTATCCGATACATTACAAGACATATCATGAAGGAGAATGATGTTCGCGAG gttGTTGAAGACTGGAAATTTATAGCTCAGGTGCTTGATCGAATGTTTTTATGGACTTTTCTTCTGGCTTCAATAATTGGATCACTTGGGTTGTTTATTCCTGTTATTTATAAATGGGCAAATATAATAGTACCAGTCCAcattggaaacacacacacataa